The Penicillium digitatum chromosome 6, complete sequence genome has a window encoding:
- a CDS encoding NAD-dependent epimerase/dehydratase, which produces MATLVITGATGYIGGDTLATLAANHPDAAADIVLYTADVSNHVGATKAIIAGLVAGHTTEKPGYLLHTRGTGILTWEDSDKNVYGTESEHVHNDWDGVDDLLGLPAHVFHRNVDQLVLDAGTQHAEVLKTALVCPPTIYHTNLPISTRRIKLLSPQQAKDNVRSTNIRASYTY; this is translated from the exons ATGGCCACACTGGTTAT CACAGGTGCCACAGGCTACATCGGTGGCGACACCCTAGCGACACTTGCTGCCAACCACCCAGA TGCAGCTGCAGACATCGTGCTGT ACACTGCAGATGTCTCAAATCATGTGGGGGCTACAAAGGCCATCATAGCCGGCTTGGTCGCCGGTCATACCACGGAGAAACCAGGCTACTTGCTACACACCCGAGGAACTGGCATCCTGACATGGGAAGACAGCGACAAGAACGTATACGGAACTGAAAGCGAGCATGTGCACAATGACTGGGATGGAGTCGATGATTTGCTTGGCCTACCAGCTCACGTTTTTCATCGAAATGTTGACCAGCTCGTCCTCGATGCTGGAACCCAGCATGCCGAAGTGCTCAAGACGGCACTCGTCTGTCCGCCTACGATTTACCACACGAACTTACCAATTTCAACTAGAAGAATTAAACTTCTAAGCCCACAGCAGGCAAAGGACAATGTCCGGTCAACTAACATTCGCGCCAGCTATACATATTAG
- a CDS encoding Major facilitator superfamily domain, general substrate transporter, with protein MAALDGTSLSVALPEIAKELNGTAIEAFWSGTSFLLCSTVFQPSFASFSNIFGRRPMIIISLVFFCVGAIIAAIANNFTYMLIGRSIQGVGGGGIISLSEVIITDLVPLRWRGQYFGILSAMWSVGSVTGPILGGGFSENVSWRWIFYINFPFIGVGGVLVILFLNLKLAPSSLVEKLRRIDYFGTALFVGSLSSFLIPLSWGGISYDWSSWHTLVPLCVGGVGLIVFGFYETYFATDPIVPPVIFQNRTAIASFIGSVLQGLILWCALYYLPLYYEAVKEYSPIISGVALFPETFTVAPSGMVAGVLITVTGSYRWAIWLGWAFSTVGLGLMCLIKVNTSMVGWIFLNIVPGLGLGILFPSLGYAVQASADPENLAIAVAMFSFFRALGQAIGVAVGGVVFQNRMFTNISRYSALAPMAGAYSKDAAGLVQVIKAMADGADKANLKEAYTDSLRTVWVVCCGVSAAAMVISLLTEHYDLDRALETNQGLRDDDESTNSLKDFEMRTDRRHVIEPRPWAW; from the exons ATGGCTGCTTTGGACGGGACTTCGCTATCTGTTGCTTTACCT GAAATTGCAAAAGAACTCAATGGAACAGCTATTGAGGCATTCTGGAGTGGGACTTCGTTCCTGCTATGCTCAACAG TATTCCAACCAAGCTTCGCCTCCTTCTCGAATATCTTCGGCCGTCGACCTATGATTATAATCTCCCTGGTTTTTTTCTGTGTTGGCGCTATTATTGCAGCAATTGCCAACAATTTCACCTACATGTTGATCGGTCGATCAATCCAAGGTGTCGGCGGAGGTGGCATTATATCCCTAAGCGAAGTCATCATAACTGATCTCGTCCCTCTACGATGGCGTGGTCAATACTTTGGTATTCTCAGTGCAATGTGGAGTGTTGGATCCGTGACGGGGCCTATCCTTGGTGGTGGATTCTCTGAAAATGTGTCGTGG AGATGGATCTTCTAtatcaacttcccattcatCGGGGTCGGCGGAGTGCTTGTGATCCTATTCTTGAACCTCAAGCTTGCACCCAGTTCGTTAGTCGAGAAGCTCCGTCGAATCGATTACTTCGGTACCGCATTGTTCGTCGGAAGTTTGTCGTCCTTCTTGATCCCCCTCAGCTGGGGTGGTATCTCATACGACTGGAGCTCGTGGCACACACTTGTTCCTCTTTGTGTAGGTGGAGTCGGGCTGATCGTTTTCGGATTCTACGAGACTTACTTCGCCACCGATCCCATTGTCCCGCCTGTGATATTCCAGAACCGTACGGCAATAGCTTCGTTCATTGGGAGTGTTTTGCAGGGTTTGATTCTATGGTGTGCTCTCTATTACCTCCCTCTCTACTACGAAGCAGTGAAGGAGTATAGCCCCATCATCTCGGGCGTTGCTCTATTCCCTGAGACATTCACTGTGGCTCCGAGTGGGATGGTAGCCGGTGTCCTGATCACGGTCACGGGCAGTTACCGATGGGCTATCTGGCTCGGATGGGCCTTTTCAACTGTCGGGTTGGGTTTGATGTGTCTGATCAAGGTGAACACCAGCATGGTCGGATGGATCTTTCTCAACATCGTGCCAGGCCTTGGATTGGGTATTCTCTTCCCATCTCTTGGCTATGCAGTGCAGGCCTCGGCGGACCCTGAGAACCTTGCTATTGCAGTTGCCATGTTTAGTTTCTTCCGTGCTCTTGGTCAAGCGATCGGAGTTGCTGTCGGGGGGGTTGTCTTCCAGAATCGCATGTTCACCAATATCTCGAGGTATTCTGCCCTGGCTCCTATGGCTGGGGCGTACAGCAAAGATGCAGCGGGCTTGGTTCAAGTCATCAAGGCCATGGCGGATGGCGCTGATAAGGCGAATCTGAAAGAAGCGTATACGGACAGTTTACGTACGGTGTGGGTAGTCTGCTGCGGAGTGTCGGCTGCGGCGATGGTGATCAGCCTCTTGACTGAACATTATGACCTTGATCGTGCCTTGGAGACCAACCAAGGTCTAcgcgatgatgatgagtcTACCAACAGTTTGAAAGACTTCGAGATGAGGACAGACCGGAGACATGTCATAGAGCCTCGACCTTGGGCGTGGTAG
- a CDS encoding Glycoside hydrolase, family 2, N-terminal, whose translation MIHRLNTNTKANHGCADFSMLGAKHNLRVMQKFHRRKSYKRAVISPFLTCKGLSVVSTATTPNNSYGTFINPSSQVRPFFRYWLPDASVDPTVVASDIRSAAEVGAGGIEFLGYYGYGGDAVGSPPGSDWVTYGFGSAPFQHLLQVALETAKENNVLVDIAMGPNQGQGVPASSDDDGIQWDLVPFVQRVPVNQTRDRIPGWGEGDLVACVIASADSMANVSLASGSGSLSTTPPQESYIELVLDEESLQDVSQNVSSDGILALPSSLSSRDLFVFSFYQKRTLHKALTVKSNRTDTILANGSFVVDHFSKEGARTMINYWNDHILTEEIRQLLLDVGNYGWEDSMEFQSNITWTPKLPNAFYKKFGYPLGKFLPLLIFGQNNIMAQASNPGLVRAVFKNSVTTDKYINDYRSVLADGYGSFLTTMREWLNQDIGLQYSTQVSYNLPLDALTNIPKVDAPECESLQWKDNIDGYRQFTGPAYLSGKKVVSNEMGGVSSRAYSLTIPELLQSVNKAFAGGVNRVVLHGQPYSGNYYGTR comes from the exons ATGATACACCGACTAAATACGAATACGAAGGCCAACCACGGCTGTGCCGATTTCTCCATGCTCGGAGCAAAGCATAATCTCCGAGTAATGCAAAAATTCCACCGAAGGAAGTCTTATAAGCGGGCTGTGATTTCTCCCTTTCTTACCTGTAAAG GCCTGTCAGTTGTCTCAACCGCCACAACCCCAAACAACAGCTATGGAACCTTCATAAACCCCTCTTCTCAAGTGCGACCTTTCTTCAGGTACTGGCTACCAGATGCTAGTGTTGATCCGACGGTCGTAGCCTCTGATATCCGCTCCGCTGCAGAGGTTGGTGCCGGGGGCATCGAGTTCCTCGGTTACTACGGGTATGGAGGCGATGCTGTGGGAAGCCCGCCCGGGTCCGACTGGGTGACATATGGGTTTGGCAGTGCACCGTTCCAGCATTTATTGCAGGTGGCCTTGGAAACTGCCAAGGAGAACAATGTACTCGTGGATATTGCAATGGGTCCGAACCAAGGGCAGGGGGTGCCTGCGTCTTCGGATGATGACGGTATCCAATGGGATCTG GTACCATTTGTCCAGAGAGTGCCAGTTAATCAGACGAGGGACCGTATCCCAGGGTGGGGTGAAGGAGATCTAGTTGCCTGTGTCATTGCCTCAGCAGACAGCATGGCAAATGTGTCTTTGGCCAGTGGATCCGGTTCCTTAAGCACCACGCCGCCTCAGGAGTCATACATCGAGTTGGTCCTAGAcgaggaatctcttcaagACGTATCACAAAACGTGTCGTCAGATGGAATCCTAGCATTGCCATCGTCGTTGTCATCACGCGATCTATTTGTGTTCTCCTTCTATCAGAAGAGGACCCTGCATAAGGCGCTTACAGTAAAGTCTAACCGAACCGACACGATCCTAGCAAATGGCTCGTTTGTGGTGGACCATTTCAGCAAGGAGGGAGCTAGGACAATGATCAATTACTGGAATGATCACATCCTTACAGAGGAAATACGGCAACTCCTGTTGGATGTGGGAAACTATG GCTGGGAGGACAGCATGGAATTCCAGTCCAACATAACATGGACACCGAAGCTGCCGAATGCGTTCTACAAAAAGTTTGGATATCCTCTAGGGAAATTTCTCCCGCTCCTCATTTTCGGCCAGAATAACATAATGGCTCAAGCCAGTAACCCCGGGTTGGTAAGAGCCGTCTTCAAGAATAGCGTGACCACCGACAAATACATCAACGATTATCGCTCCGTGCTGGCTGACGGGTATGGGAGCTTCTTGACCACAATGCGAGAATGGCTGAATCAGGATATTGGACTCCAATACTCAACCCAGGTCTCGTACAACCTGCCTCTGGATGCATTGACAAACATACCAAAGGTAGATGCCCCCGAGTGTGAGAGCCTGCAGTGGAAAGACAACATCGACGGGTACCGGCAATTTACAGGTCCTGCATACCTTTCTGGGAAGAAGGTCGTATCGAATGAAATGGGGGGTGTTTCGTCCCGCGCATACTCCCTGACAATACCAGAGCTGCTGCAAAGCGTGAACAAGGCGTTTGCTGGTGGTGTTAATAGGGTTGTTTTGCATGGCCAGCCGTACAGTGGGAACTACTACGGTActaggtag
- a CDS encoding polo-like kinase translates to MEALSPRTTNQKIKPKLAMDHKPFEKNAVLPSSKQRLASSKSYADPPPSIVSEPEDGGERYSVGAFLGKGGFAVCYEGTLARNGRVYAMKVVKSAMSQKKMEEKFRTELQIHSKMRHPFIVQFYRAFAFESSTYVVLELCPNGSVMDMFRKRRCFSLPEVRRYMIQLCAAVKYLHKRFVAHRDLKMGNLFLDHHMNIKVGDFGLAAMILSDKDAKRRNTLCGTPNYIAPEVLDKSKGGHTQKVDIWSVGVICFAMLAGQLPFQSKTQDEVYKKVQNLNYVWPKESESSNYIPEEAKDLVSRCLNLVDEERPDPDDIVEHPFFNMYDGCIPRQLDPSCRFNKPLWLKDASPQGDSMLPSTRSAGWDVNLMGHLGNLLGEIARSRLSLSVMWRIPEDLEGDWCLLESSRKIIRSEESMLSSTMSQRAAAQQRRMEGQSHAATLRQQARVPPISPRKVPGISDPVVLSSRLYREITKAEAKPLSAADVPTGGLAERPIRARRMVSASQATTLRNKDKDVAPKLAKSTSMPSGLTPSISTRERQPSTRTEERNVITRQTSLRPTSRADLSTSVGRGERQRGSPIEESVRSAQAQSKVSAESDGPGRSNSKTTSSRARSSLGLSPLFHAEDACKLLPRTSLTEVNTDLRLMLTNLINHAPNRRRGGARKQPHAYVIKWVDYTNRYGIGYVLDDGSVGCVFKGENGQPATSVVVRDGERHIRRKARSVADGKQQPIYYSEADQLVPRTGTSVEFYENRDDDLLGCRGIRRALIPPSLFDVKSSKAMRVRSNTGTDVERADAEKIKRMKLVDQFGKYMIGALGRHGDEGILDEDLPEHNSAQFVKFYQRLGNVGIWGFGDGAFQFNFPDHTKLVISPGRTRSSSPWIDFYHLSSSAARFFAAKGKMHPAGFDTRAVASDEAATFLSIANGDSINSTEDLIRDILDANAFIQKIAFIEDTLRVWIEFGRLGGRPPSIDSASADDSLPDEAFWQGPQERSQPNSPGTKFVWVTVGAPDGDGHYRSMMLKDSDREPKGPPAGVEYDKEMNLLKNRLRTLGR, encoded by the exons ATGGAGGCCCTCTCCCCGCGCACAACGAACCAGAAGATCAAACCAAAACTGGCCATGGATCATAAACcgttcgagaaaaatgctgTACTTCCAAGTAGCAAGCAAAGGCTTGCATCTTCCAAAAGCTACGCCGATCCTCCACCATCAATAGTCTCGGAGCCGGAAGATGGCGGGGAGCGATACTCAGTAGGTGCATTCTTGGGAAAGGGCGGGTTTGCTGTTTGCTATGAGGGTACATTGGCTCGCAATGGCCGGGTGTACGCCATGAAGGTCGTCAAATCAGCGATGTCCCAAAAGAAGATGGAGGAGAAG TTTCGAACCGAACTCCAGATCCACTCTAAAATGCGCCATCCTTTTATCGTCCAGTTCTACCGCGCATTCGCATTCGAATCCAGCACCTACGTGGTTCTCGAGTTATGTCCAAATGGGTCGGTGATGGACATGTTTCGGAAACGACGCTGTTTTAGCTTGCCGGAAGTGCGACGGTATATGATTCAGCTTTGCGCAGCGGTGAAATATCTACACAAGCGATTCGTCGCTCATCGCGACCTGAAGATGGGAAATCTGTTCCTCGATCACCATATGAACATCAAGGTTGGAGATTTCGGTCTGGCGGCTATGATTTTGTCCGACAAGGATGCTAAGCGACGGAATACGCTATGCGGCACACCCAACTATATCGCTCCCGAAGTTTTGGACAAGAGCAAAGGTGGCCATACACAGAAAGTTGATATTTGGTCCGTGGGTGTAATATG CTTTGCCATGCTCGCTGGACAATTGCCATTTCAGTCGAAAACGCAAGATGAGGTTTACAAGAAAGTCCAGAACTTGAATTATGTCTGGCCCAAAGAATCAGAGTCCAGCAATTACATCCCTGAGGAAGCAAAAGATCTAGTCAGTCGTTGTTTGAACCTTGTGGACGAGGAGCGACCGGACCCAGACGACATTGTTGAGCACCCATTCTTCAACATGTACGATGGTTGCATTCCTCGTCAATTGGACCCCTCATGTCGATTCAACAAGCCACTATGGCTTAAGGACGCCTCACCTCAGGGTGATTCTATG CTGCCTTCTACTCGCTCTGCGGGGTGGGACGTAAACCTGATGGGACATCTCGGAAATCTGTTGGGAGAAATTGCTCGAAGTCGGCTTTCTCTGAGTGTGATGTGGAGGATTCCAGAG GACCTTGAAGGAGACTGGTGTCTTCTGGAGAGTTCCCGAAAAATCATCCGCAGCGAGGAGTCAATGCTTAGCAGCACTATGTCACAACGAG CCGCTGCTCAACAGCGCCGAATGGAAGGACAGAGCCATGCCGCAACGCTACGTCAGCAAGCTCGAGTCCCCCCCATCTCGCCCCGCAAGGTACCTGGAATTAGTGATCCCGTCGTTCTATCGTCTAGACTATATCGAGAAATCACAAAAGCCGAGGCAAAACCTCTATCCGCTGCGGATGTACCAACAGGGGGTCTGGCAGAGCGTCCTATTAGGGCACGAAGGATGGTATCTGCATCCCAAGCAACGACGTTGCGTAACAAGGACAAGGATGTTGCCCCAAAACTAGCCAAATCCACAAGCATGCCATCAGGCTTGACT CCTTCTATCTCAACCAGAGAACGGCAACCATCCACTCGGACAGAGGAGCGAAACGTGATCACCCGTCAGACATCTTTACGGCCTACATCAAGAGCAGACCTCAGCACTAGTGTCGGACGAGGCGAAAGACAGAGAGGTAGTCCTATTGAAGAGTCCGTTCGATCTGCACAGGCTCAATCGAAGGTTTCCGCCGAATCTGATGGACCTGGTCGGTCTAATAGCAAGACGACTAGTAGCAGGGCACGCTCTAGTTTGGGGCTCAGTCCTCTCTTTCATGCAGAGGATGCCTGCAAGCTTCTGCCCAGGACTTCGTTGACCGAAGTCAACACTGACTTGCGTCTCATGCTGACCAACTTGATCAACCATGCACCTAATAGGCGCAGAGGGGGAGCACGAAAACAACCTCACGCCTATGTAATCAAATGGGTAGATTACACCAACCGTTATGGAATTGGCTACGTTTTGGATGATGGGAGTGTTGGATGTGTTTTCAAGGGAGAAAATGGACAGCCGGCGACGAGTGTCGTAGTTCGAGATGGCGAGCGACATATCCGCCGAAAAGCGCGTAGCGTCGCAGATGGCAAACAACAACCGATTTACTACTCCGAGGCTGATCAGTTAGTTCCTCGCACTGGAACCTCGGTTGAATTCTATGAGAATCGTGACGATGACTTGCTAGGATGTCGCGGTATCCGACGAGCATTGATCCCGCCCTCGCTCTTCGACGTTAAAAGCTCAAAGGCAATGAGAGTTCGCTCCAACACAGGAACCGATGTCGAGCGAGCCGATGCAGAGAAAATCAAGCGGATGAAGCTCGTGGATCAATTCGGTAAATACATGATCGGAGCCCTTGGTCGACATGGCGACGAAGGCATCCTGGATGAAGACCTGCCTGAGCACAATAGTGCACAGTTTGTCAAGTTCTACCAGCGCTTGGGCAATGTTGGCATCTGGGGGTTCGGAGACGGAGCCTTCCAATTCAACTTCCCCGACCACACCAAGCTGGTGATCTCGCCGGGCCGCACCCGTAGCTCATCCCCCTGGATCGACTTCTACCATCTCTCGTCCTCCGCCGCTCGATTCTTCGCCGCAAAAGGCAAAATGCACCCAGCAGGATTCGACACTCGCGCTGTGGCCTCCGACGAGGCTGCCACATTCCTCAGCATCGCGAACGGAGACTCCATCAATTCGACCGAAGACCTTATCCGTGATATCCTTGATGCGAACGCCTTCATCCAGAAAATCGCCTTTATCGAAGATACCCTCAGAGTTTGGATTGAGTTCGGGCGACTTGGAGGTCGTCCGCCCTCGATCGATTCTGCTTCTGCTGATGATTCCCTGCCCGACGAAGCGTTCTGGCAAGGACCACAGGAGCGCTCGCAGCCCAATAGCCCCGGAACGAAGTTTGTCTGGGTGACTGTCGGAGCACCGGATGGCGATGGCCACTATCGGTCCATGATGCTCAAAGATAGTGACCGGGAGCCCAAGGGCCCTCCAGCTGGGGTGGAATATGACAAAGAAATGAATCTACTCAAAAACCGGCTACGTACCCTTGGTCGATGA